The Kwoniella mangroviensis CBS 8507 chromosome 1 map unlocalized Ctg02, whole genome shotgun sequence genome window below encodes:
- a CDS encoding V-type proton ATPase subunit F — MAATTSNPKDRNLLAVIGDEDSVTGLLLAGIGHVDQNQKKNFLIVDAKTQTSVIESAFQDFTERKDVAILLINQHIAEKIRPTVDRYQAAFPALLEIPSKEHPYDPAKDSVLKRVQKLRGD, encoded by the exons ATGGCAGCCACGACGAGTAACCCGAAAGATAGGAACTTGCTAGCGGTGATAGGAGATGAG GACTCGGTAACGGGTTTGTTGTTGGCCGGAATTGGTCATGtagatcagaatcagaagaagaatttcttgatcgttgatgCCA AAACTCAAACAAGTGTAATCGAATCTGCTTTTCAAGATTTTACTGAACGTAAAGATGTTGCTATCTTACTTATCAATCAACAT ATCGCCGAGAAAATACGACCCACTGTGGATAGGTATCAGGCTGCTTTCCCTGCGCTGTTAGAAATCCCAAGTAAAGAACATCCGTATG ACCCTGCAAAAGACTCTGTTCTCAAGCGAGTACAGAAATTGCGAGGAGATTAA